In a single window of the Bufo bufo chromosome 5, aBufBuf1.1, whole genome shotgun sequence genome:
- the LOC121002653 gene encoding gastrula zinc finger protein XlCGF26.1-like → MLRPASQEANENKVSEARGGTRQSSKVQSNSPSVQMIPARRCSGTQRAQRKPYSCSECGKCFTWKSGLLQHQMNHTGEKLYSCSDCGKCFTSKTQIETHQRIHTGEKPFSCSECAKYFTRKSVLLLHQRSHTGEKPFSCSECGKCFTRKSHLDNHHKIHTGEKPFSCSECGKSFTNKTHLETHQRIHTGEKPFSCSECGKCFTRKSHLDNHHRIHTGEKPFSCSECRKSFTDKSILLLHQRSHIAEKPYSCSECGKSFTRKPHLQRHQRIHTGDKPYSCSECRKSFTDKSNLECHQKIHTGEKPFSCSECGKSFTRKFQLQSHQSIHTGDKPYSCSECRKSFTEKSSLKKHRQIHTLEKLYSCSECDKCFTHKSSLKSHQKIHTGDKLYSCSECGKCFTQKSSLKSHQKIHTGEKLYSCTECRKCFTEKSSLERHQRIHTGEKPFSCSECGKCFSQRSSLVQHQRIHTRNNQF, encoded by the exons ATGCTTCGCCCCGCCAGCCAAGAAGCAAATGAAAACAAAGTATCAGAAGCACGAGGGGGAACAAGGCAAAGCTCCAAGGTGCAGTCCAACAGCCCTTCAGTCCAGATGATCCCAGCAAG AAGATGTTCTGGAACCCAAAGAGCTCAGAGAAAGCcgtattcatgctcagaatgtggcaaatgttttacttgGAAATCAGGCCTCCTTCAACATCAAAtgaatcacacaggggagaagctgtattcatgttcagactgtgggaaatgttttactagtAAAACACAAATTGAAACCCATCagcgaattcacacaggagagaagccgttttcgtgttcagaatgtgcgAAATACTTTACTAGAAAGTCAGTTCTTCTTCTACAtcaaagaagtcacacaggagagaagccgttttcatgttcagaatgtggaaaatgttttactagAAAATCACATCTTGATAACCATcacaaaattcacacaggagagaagccgttttcatgttcagaatgtggaaaaagtTTTACGAATAAAACACATCTTGAAACCCATCagcgaattcacacaggagagaagccgttttcatgttcagaatgtggaaaatgttttactagAAAATCACATCTTGATAACCAtcacagaattcacacaggagagaagccgttttcatgttcagaatgtaggaaATCTTTTACTGATAAATCAA TTCTTCTTCTACATCAAAGAAGTCACATagcagagaagccgtattcatgttcagaatgtggaaaatcttttacTCGGAAACCACATCTTCAGAGAcaccagagaattcacacaggggacaagccgtattcgtgttcagaatgtaggAAATCTTTTACTGATAAATCAAATCTTGAGtgccatcagaaaattcacacaggagagaagccattttcatgttcagaatgtggtaaatctTTTACTCGGAAATTTCAACTTCAGAGCCACCAGAGCATTCACACAGGGgacaagccgtattcatgttcagaatgtagaaAATCTTTTACTGAGAAATCAAGTCTTAAGAAACATCGGCAAATTCACACATTGGAGAagctgtattcatgttcagaatgtgacaaATGTTTTACTCATAAATCATCTCTAAAGagtcatcagaaaattcacacaggggacaagctgtattcatgttcagaatgtggcaaatgttttactcagaaatcatCTCTAAAGagccatcagaaaattcacacaggggagaagctgtattcatgtacagaatgtaggaaatgttttactgagaaatcaagtcttgagagacatcagagaattcacacaggagagaagccgttttcatgttcagaatgtggcaaatgttttagtCAAAGATCATCTCTTgttcaacatcagagaattcacaccagGAACAACCAATTCTGA